One genomic region from Haloferax litoreum encodes:
- a CDS encoding SDR family NAD(P)-dependent oxidoreductase, whose amino-acid sequence MVTSSPDQSVPNEHTFENQTVVVTGTASGIGQACAQTFVDAGATVVGGDRTDQNETAEVCAGGSGSFRAVTVDVTDETDVARLVDTAVETGGIDVVVNVAGIIRRGPVAELSDSDWTDSLDVNLTGPFRLCRAAAPHLKTDGGAVVNVSSIYGQVGAAGRASYVTSKAGVEGLTRTLAAEWGPDGVRVNAVAPGYIRTPMTEPFEDDADALDRFRSLSALERVGDPEEVASVVAFLAGDRASFVTGETILVDGGRATVET is encoded by the coding sequence ATGGTCACATCCAGTCCGGACCAGTCGGTGCCGAACGAACACACGTTCGAGAACCAAACTGTGGTCGTCACGGGAACGGCGAGTGGAATCGGGCAGGCGTGCGCGCAGACGTTCGTCGACGCCGGTGCGACAGTCGTCGGTGGCGATAGGACAGACCAGAACGAGACAGCAGAGGTGTGTGCGGGTGGGTCGGGGTCGTTTCGGGCCGTCACCGTAGACGTCACCGACGAGACGGACGTCGCTCGACTCGTGGACACCGCAGTCGAGACGGGTGGAATCGACGTGGTGGTCAACGTGGCAGGCATCATCCGACGAGGGCCCGTGGCAGAGTTGTCGGATTCCGACTGGACGGACTCACTCGACGTGAACCTCACTGGGCCGTTTCGTCTCTGCCGAGCGGCGGCACCTCATCTGAAAACAGACGGTGGGGCCGTCGTGAACGTCTCGTCTATCTACGGACAAGTTGGTGCGGCCGGTCGGGCTAGTTACGTCACGTCGAAAGCAGGGGTGGAGGGACTCACTCGGACGCTCGCGGCGGAGTGGGGCCCCGATGGCGTCCGCGTCAACGCCGTCGCCCCCGGGTACATTCGGACGCCGATGACCGAACCGTTCGAAGACGACGCCGATGCACTCGACAGGTTCCGGTCGCTGTCGGCGCTCGAACGAGTCGGCGACCCGGAAGAAGTGGCGTCTGTCGTCGCATTTCTCGCGGGGGATAGGGCGAGCTTCGTCACTGGTGAGACGATACTCGTAGACGGTGGAAGAGCGACAGTCGAAACGTAG
- a CDS encoding FAD-dependent oxidoreductase yields the protein MDEQAARTPSDSVAEVVSVSDIEWDIDTDVLVAGGGGTGLVAALAASENPEIRVTVLEKAPHCGGNTSLSTGMIPAAGTRLQREAGIEETPADMARDILEKNDYQADEERVTYLCEESANLIHWLVDDWDVTLHLVDDFKYPKHSEFRMHAPDGRNGENLVAELVERVEDAPNIELLTNAPVTKLVAEDGAVRGVVAGLTHDEAIEAEKVILATDGFAGNHEMITEYCEEDVERALYFGSDGNTGDGVRFGAELGGELACMDAYQGHATVASQTGMLSTYAVTMNGGVLVNEDGERFGDESSGYSEFAIDVLKQPGGQAVQLFDERIFEKLQGEFDDFDEAVEHGTYHSADSVAELADRLGADGERAAETIAAYNEAASAGEPDEVGRVDGTHPLEAPFYGTKVTGSLFHTQGGLVVDKHARVLRTDGSVVSNLYAGGGTACGISGHGAGGYLSGNGLTTALGYGRLAGIHARESFE from the coding sequence ATGGACGAGCAAGCAGCGCGTACACCCAGCGATAGCGTCGCGGAAGTTGTCTCGGTGTCGGACATCGAGTGGGACATCGACACTGACGTTCTCGTCGCTGGCGGCGGTGGAACAGGGTTAGTCGCCGCGCTGGCGGCCAGCGAGAATCCGGAGATTCGCGTAACGGTCTTAGAGAAGGCACCACACTGCGGTGGCAATACCTCGCTTTCGACGGGGATGATTCCCGCGGCGGGGACGCGACTCCAGCGGGAGGCGGGTATCGAAGAGACGCCCGCCGACATGGCACGGGATATTCTGGAGAAGAACGACTATCAAGCCGACGAAGAACGCGTCACGTACCTCTGCGAGGAGAGCGCGAACCTCATCCACTGGCTGGTCGACGACTGGGACGTCACGCTTCACCTCGTCGACGACTTCAAATATCCCAAACACTCCGAGTTTCGGATGCACGCCCCCGACGGGAGAAACGGTGAGAATCTGGTCGCAGAACTCGTCGAACGGGTCGAAGACGCACCGAACATCGAACTGCTGACGAACGCACCCGTCACGAAACTCGTCGCCGAAGACGGTGCTGTCCGCGGCGTCGTCGCTGGCCTCACCCACGACGAGGCAATCGAGGCAGAGAAGGTCATCCTCGCGACGGACGGGTTCGCGGGGAACCACGAGATGATTACCGAGTACTGTGAGGAAGACGTCGAACGAGCGCTGTACTTCGGGTCCGATGGAAACACCGGCGACGGCGTCCGCTTCGGCGCGGAACTCGGCGGCGAACTCGCGTGCATGGACGCCTATCAGGGACACGCGACTGTCGCGAGTCAGACGGGGATGCTCTCTACCTACGCTGTCACGATGAACGGCGGCGTCCTCGTCAACGAAGACGGCGAACGCTTCGGCGACGAGTCGTCGGGCTACAGCGAGTTCGCCATCGACGTGCTGAAGCAACCCGGCGGACAGGCGGTCCAACTGTTCGACGAACGCATCTTCGAGAAGTTACAGGGCGAGTTCGACGACTTCGACGAAGCAGTCGAACACGGCACCTACCACAGCGCAGACTCCGTCGCGGAACTCGCAGACAGACTCGGGGCCGACGGGGAGCGTGCCGCAGAGACCATCGCCGCGTACAACGAGGCCGCGTCGGCAGGCGAACCCGACGAAGTCGGCCGCGTCGACGGAACCCACCCGCTCGAAGCGCCGTTCTACGGGACCAAAGTCACCGGGTCACTCTTCCACACGCAGGGTGGCCTCGTCGTCGACAAACACGCGCGTGTCCTCCGAACCGACGGAAGTGTGGTCTCAAATCTCTACGCCGGTGGCGGCACGGCCTGCGGCATCAGCGGACATGGTGCAGGCGGCTATCTCTCTGGGAACGGGTTGACGACTGCGCTCGGGTACGGCCGTCTCGCCGGCATCCACGCGAGAGAGTCGTTCGAATAG
- a CDS encoding nuclear transport factor 2 family protein has translation MDSPRVIVEEFFDRMEDDRRKTVGDLFAEDAVITLPGATFEGPTAAYDFLDFLAPRYEWAAKEFDRWIEAGDTVVSIGRLYGVDNDGVEFEDVRYVDVYEVRRGLIERLDIWNDLAADGVVPIEAPDPTTEGVAEPRDAE, from the coding sequence ATGGACTCACCACGGGTCATCGTCGAAGAGTTCTTCGACCGGATGGAAGACGACAGGCGAAAGACCGTCGGCGACCTGTTCGCCGAGGACGCGGTCATCACACTCCCCGGCGCGACGTTCGAGGGACCGACCGCGGCGTACGATTTCCTCGACTTCCTCGCGCCACGATACGAGTGGGCGGCGAAGGAGTTCGACCGCTGGATAGAAGCGGGCGACACCGTCGTCAGTATCGGCCGACTCTACGGCGTCGACAACGACGGTGTCGAGTTCGAAGACGTGCGGTACGTCGACGTGTACGAAGTCCGCCGTGGACTCATCGAACGACTCGACATCTGGAACGACTTGGCAGCAGATGGTGTCGTCCCTATCGAGGCACCCGACCCCACCACGGAAGGGGTAGCGGAACCGCGGGACGCTGAATGA
- a CDS encoding LLM class flavin-dependent oxidoreductase, with the protein MSERIGVLFALRDDPSLVVRAEELGYESAWAAEGQGKTAFGKLERWAVHTDEIGLATGIVNVFSRTPATLAAATATLDAHSNGRAILGLGVAHPGVVETFHGVPFERPLSRMHEYVELVRRYLRGDADSFDGEFFTPERTSFWDAFEPVRDEVPIYNGALGPSNVRLTGQVADGWLPNLYPRPQFEEAMGWLETGAERAGRDVSDVDVAMYVLTSVHEDPDEAHRSAAEHVAYYLRDVPGYYDRAAKEAGFADEVEAVRAAPTTEAGAKQISADFLSPLGIVGTPADARERLDELREMGVDLPIVRAPGGVERDWVARMLEVFAP; encoded by the coding sequence ATGAGCGAGCGGATTGGCGTCCTCTTCGCACTCCGAGACGACCCCTCGCTGGTCGTCCGCGCGGAAGAACTGGGGTACGAGTCGGCGTGGGCGGCGGAAGGACAGGGAAAGACCGCATTCGGAAAACTGGAGCGCTGGGCCGTCCACACCGACGAAATCGGTCTCGCGACGGGCATCGTCAACGTGTTCTCGCGCACGCCAGCGACGCTCGCGGCGGCGACGGCGACGCTTGACGCGCACTCGAACGGTCGCGCGATTCTCGGCCTCGGTGTCGCCCACCCCGGCGTCGTCGAGACGTTCCACGGCGTCCCGTTCGAGCGTCCACTCTCCCGGATGCACGAGTATGTCGAACTCGTCCGGCGGTATCTCCGGGGTGACGCAGACTCGTTCGACGGCGAGTTCTTCACGCCCGAGCGAACGAGTTTCTGGGATGCCTTCGAACCAGTCCGCGACGAGGTACCTATCTACAACGGGGCACTCGGTCCCTCGAACGTCAGGCTCACCGGACAGGTGGCCGACGGATGGCTTCCCAACCTCTATCCGCGCCCTCAGTTCGAGGAGGCGATGGGATGGCTCGAAACGGGTGCTGAACGCGCCGGACGCGACGTCTCCGACGTCGACGTGGCGATGTACGTCCTCACGTCGGTCCACGAGGACCCAGACGAGGCGCACCGTTCTGCCGCCGAACACGTCGCGTACTACCTGCGCGATGTCCCCGGATACTACGACCGGGCGGCCAAGGAGGCCGGATTCGCCGACGAAGTCGAAGCCGTTCGAGCCGCACCGACGACTGAGGCCGGCGCAAAGCAGATTTCAGCCGACTTCCTCTCACCCCTCGGCATCGTCGGGACGCCGGCCGACGCCCGGGAGCGACTCGACGAACTGCGTGAGATGGGTGTCGACCTCCCCATCGTCCGGGCACCCGGCGGCGTGGAGAGAGACTGGGTCGCGCGAATGCTGGAGGTGTTCGCCCCGTAA
- a CDS encoding isochorismatase family protein: MTDRIWEDLLSEQDKQVITKAGYDKEGASSWESRGMGENPMVLVIDMQRLIVGENVPILDAVEEYRTAMGDIAWNAIEYIDPFLDFAREEGLPVTYTRVVPSSYDDPDHPDLDIVDPVAPEEGDTVVDKSYASAFYGTDLLSRLVRGDHDSVIIVGNSTSGCVRATAVDAKQNGFSVILPQECIFDRIEASHKIGLLDLWMKYAEVLETEEVQSWVETL, from the coding sequence ATGACAGACCGTATCTGGGAGGACCTGCTATCCGAACAGGATAAACAGGTCATCACGAAGGCTGGTTACGACAAGGAGGGCGCGTCGTCGTGGGAGTCGCGCGGCATGGGCGAGAACCCGATGGTTCTCGTCATCGACATGCAGCGACTCATCGTCGGCGAGAACGTCCCCATCCTCGACGCCGTCGAGGAGTACCGCACCGCGATGGGCGACATCGCGTGGAACGCAATCGAGTACATCGACCCGTTTCTCGACTTCGCGCGCGAGGAAGGACTCCCGGTGACGTACACCCGTGTCGTCCCGTCGAGTTACGACGACCCGGACCACCCGGACCTCGACATCGTCGACCCCGTCGCACCTGAAGAGGGTGATACCGTCGTCGACAAGTCCTACGCCTCGGCGTTCTACGGGACCGACTTACTCTCTCGACTCGTCCGCGGTGACCACGACTCGGTCATCATCGTCGGCAACTCCACGAGCGGATGTGTGAGGGCGACGGCAGTCGACGCGAAGCAAAACGGATTCAGCGTCATCTTGCCACAGGAGTGTATCTTCGACCGAATCGAGGCATCCCACAAGATTGGTCTCCTCGACCTGTGGATGAAGTACGCCGAGGTGCTGGAGACCGAAGAAGTTCAGTCGTGGGTCGAGACGCTATGA
- a CDS encoding dihydroorotase — protein MTYDLVISNGTVVTPEHGTFEADVAADGETIAAIAAPGTLSGETEIDATGKYVLPGAIDPHTHHGIYRGLEADAESESKSDLVGGVTTIGNYFRRAGAYADIMPGYFDEAEPNYYHDYFFSLGLLSMEHVEEIPTIIDEFGITTFKWYMNYKYSAREKFGVDCDMKDDFGDAFVQKLAEQDVPTTLGYHSENVEITNALAGGNVYLESESDDTGADADEGYEVMVEEFPGYAETQSMVAGSSLAKVHGYDDRFYAVHISAGQTADELAALHDAGYETWGETCIHYLTLTTDECDERMKVNPPVRSKEDQETLWKRLADGTISTIGTDHCANLAENKFGDGIRDSLLGFPSTPVMLPLILSEGVNEGRISLERAVEVTSTNAAKAFNLYPKKGTVRVGSDADLVVVDLDETKTVTPELLHSVSGYSPYEGRDVTGWPTQTVVKGQLAYDDGDIVGTKGHGTHVDRPV, from the coding sequence ATGACGTACGACCTCGTCATCTCGAACGGGACTGTCGTCACACCCGAACACGGGACCTTCGAGGCCGACGTTGCGGCCGATGGGGAGACCATCGCCGCAATCGCCGCACCGGGGACGCTCTCGGGTGAGACAGAAATCGACGCGACTGGGAAGTACGTCCTCCCCGGCGCAATCGACCCGCACACCCACCACGGCATCTACCGTGGACTGGAAGCGGACGCCGAGTCCGAGTCCAAGTCCGACCTCGTCGGCGGCGTGACCACGATTGGCAACTACTTCCGTCGTGCTGGCGCGTACGCCGACATCATGCCGGGGTACTTCGACGAGGCCGAACCGAACTACTACCACGATTACTTCTTCTCGCTCGGCTTGCTCTCGATGGAGCACGTCGAAGAGATTCCGACCATCATCGACGAGTTCGGTATCACGACGTTCAAGTGGTACATGAACTACAAGTATTCCGCACGGGAGAAGTTCGGCGTCGACTGCGACATGAAAGACGACTTCGGCGACGCATTCGTCCAGAAACTCGCCGAACAGGACGTGCCGACCACGCTCGGCTATCACTCCGAGAACGTCGAGATAACGAACGCACTCGCCGGCGGCAACGTCTATCTGGAATCCGAATCCGACGACACCGGTGCCGACGCGGACGAAGGCTACGAAGTGATGGTCGAGGAGTTCCCCGGATACGCAGAGACCCAGAGTATGGTCGCGGGGTCGTCGCTCGCGAAAGTCCACGGGTACGACGACCGATTCTACGCGGTCCACATCTCCGCCGGACAGACCGCAGACGAACTCGCCGCGCTTCACGACGCCGGGTACGAGACGTGGGGCGAGACCTGTATCCACTACCTCACACTCACGACCGACGAGTGCGACGAACGGATGAAGGTCAATCCCCCAGTTCGGTCGAAAGAGGACCAAGAGACACTCTGGAAACGCCTCGCCGACGGAACTATCTCGACTATCGGCACCGACCACTGTGCCAACCTCGCCGAGAACAAGTTCGGTGACGGCATCCGCGATAGTCTCCTCGGGTTCCCCTCGACACCGGTGATGTTGCCGCTCATCCTCTCCGAGGGTGTCAACGAAGGCCGCATCTCACTGGAACGCGCCGTGGAGGTCACGAGTACGAACGCCGCGAAGGCGTTCAACCTCTATCCCAAGAAGGGGACGGTTCGCGTCGGAAGCGACGCCGACCTCGTCGTCGTCGACCTCGACGAGACGAAGACGGTGACGCCCGAACTCCTGCACAGCGTCAGCGGGTACTCGCCCTACGAGGGCCGCGACGTGACGGGGTGGCCGACACAGACCGTCGTGAAAGGCCAACTCGCCTACGACGACGGCGACATCGTCGGCACGAAGGGACACGGGACGCACGTCGACCGGCCAGTCTGA
- a CDS encoding CaiB/BaiF CoA transferase family protein: MTDDTNGPLDGLVVLEAGSMISGPTVGRFMADFGATVIKIEHPKFGDHIRRFGPQKDGVGLWHKYLSRNKQSITLNISTEEGAAVFEDLVSEADLLIENFRPGTLERWGVGWEDLSEVNSDLVMLRMSGFGQTGPYSERPGFGTLAEAMSGFAYLNGFPDSPPLLPPTGLADNIAALFSTFAVMFALYHRDVHGGGGQYIDTSLIEPIFGLLGPQPLRYDQLGEVEARSGNRSTSSAPRNVYRTGDDRWVAISASAQPLAERTFEAIGRPELKDDPRFETNEDRLEHVDELDHIIQDWMDDHTREEILTAFEEADATLAPVYNVEDILNDEHYQAREAFLTIDDPDLGDAVVQNVFPKFSKTPGSVEYLGPSLGEHNETVFRERLGYDDEFLAELETDGVI, encoded by the coding sequence ATGACAGACGACACGAACGGACCACTCGACGGCCTCGTCGTCCTCGAAGCAGGGTCGATGATATCTGGCCCGACTGTCGGCCGCTTCATGGCCGACTTCGGGGCGACGGTCATCAAAATCGAACACCCGAAGTTCGGCGACCACATCCGCCGATTCGGCCCGCAGAAAGACGGCGTCGGCCTCTGGCACAAGTACCTCTCGCGGAACAAGCAATCGATAACTCTGAACATCTCCACCGAGGAGGGTGCAGCGGTGTTCGAGGACCTCGTCAGCGAGGCGGACCTCCTCATCGAGAACTTCCGACCGGGCACCCTCGAACGCTGGGGAGTCGGGTGGGAGGACCTCTCCGAGGTGAACTCCGACCTCGTCATGCTCCGCATGTCCGGGTTCGGCCAGACGGGACCGTACTCCGAGCGCCCCGGGTTCGGAACGCTCGCGGAGGCGATGTCCGGATTCGCCTACCTGAACGGCTTTCCAGACTCGCCACCGCTCCTCCCACCGACGGGACTGGCAGACAACATCGCGGCGTTGTTCTCGACGTTCGCGGTGATGTTCGCACTCTACCACCGCGACGTCCACGGGGGCGGCGGCCAGTACATCGACACGAGTCTCATCGAACCAATCTTCGGCTTACTCGGCCCGCAACCACTCAGGTACGACCAACTCGGTGAGGTAGAAGCCCGGTCGGGTAATCGCTCGACGTCCTCTGCCCCGCGGAACGTCTACCGAACTGGCGACGACCGTTGGGTCGCAATCTCCGCCAGTGCGCAACCCCTCGCAGAACGGACGTTCGAGGCCATCGGTCGTCCCGAACTGAAAGACGACCCACGCTTCGAGACCAACGAAGACCGACTGGAACACGTCGACGAACTCGACCACATCATCCAAGACTGGATGGACGACCACACCCGCGAGGAAATCCTCACTGCGTTCGAAGAAGCAGACGCGACGCTCGCGCCGGTCTACAACGTCGAAGACATCCTGAACGACGAACACTACCAGGCCCGTGAGGCGTTCTTGACCATCGACGACCCGGACCTCGGCGACGCCGTCGTCCAGAACGTCTTCCCCAAGTTCTCGAAGACGCCGGGGAGCGTCGAGTACCTCGGCCCCAGTCTCGGTGAACACAACGAGACGGTGTTCCGGGAACGACTCGGCTACGACGACGAATTCCTCGCCGAACTCGAAACGGACGGTGTCATATGA
- a CDS encoding hydroxymethylglutaryl-CoA lyase, translated as MNLLTELPDQIHVVEMLPRDGFQRLDEFVPTDEKVEIIDTLSETGVDEIEISSFTHPKAVPTLRDADEVAKKITRNDDVTYRALVPNLVGMERAVEAEVDKVNALVTVSETYTENNQNRTREAVLAEMDDIVELAHDHGIEVEAGMGTSFYCPYEGQIDAEETLAVVDSVVDSGVDEVTLATTMGLANPVEITERFSAAFEAHPDLDMGLHLHDTNGMSLANTLAAMAVGVDRFDASVCGLGGGVVLPEGMSGVGNTPTEDLVQMLTRMGVDHGVDFDRIEAAAHDVSDRLGLGATSHVLMGGTVERVLETVAADKQEN; from the coding sequence ATGAACTTACTCACAGAACTCCCAGACCAGATTCACGTCGTCGAGATGTTGCCCCGCGACGGGTTCCAGCGACTCGACGAGTTCGTCCCGACCGACGAGAAAGTCGAGATAATCGACACGCTCTCGGAGACTGGTGTCGACGAAATCGAAATCTCGTCGTTCACGCACCCGAAGGCCGTCCCGACGCTTCGAGACGCCGACGAGGTGGCGAAGAAAATCACCCGCAACGACGACGTCACCTACCGCGCCCTCGTTCCGAACCTCGTCGGCATGGAACGCGCCGTCGAGGCCGAGGTAGACAAAGTGAACGCCCTCGTCACGGTGAGCGAGACGTACACGGAGAACAACCAGAACCGGACGCGCGAAGCGGTCCTCGCCGAGATGGACGACATCGTCGAACTCGCCCACGACCACGGCATCGAAGTCGAAGCGGGCATGGGGACGAGTTTCTACTGTCCGTACGAGGGCCAGATAGACGCAGAAGAGACGCTCGCAGTCGTCGACAGTGTCGTCGACTCCGGCGTCGACGAAGTGACGCTCGCGACGACGATGGGTCTCGCGAACCCCGTAGAGATTACTGAGCGATTCAGCGCCGCGTTCGAGGCCCACCCGGACCTCGACATGGGGTTACACCTCCACGACACGAACGGGATGAGTCTCGCGAACACCCTCGCCGCGATGGCAGTCGGCGTCGACCGCTTCGACGCGTCCGTCTGCGGCCTCGGCGGCGGCGTCGTCCTCCCTGAGGGGATGTCCGGCGTCGGAAACACGCCGACAGAAGACCTCGTCCAGATGCTCACACGGATGGGCGTCGACCACGGCGTCGATTTCGACCGCATCGAAGCCGCCGCCCACGACGTGTCCGACCGCCTCGGACTCGGGGCGACGAGTCACGTCCTCATGGGTGGGACGGTCGAGCGTGTGCTCGAAACCGTCGCCGCCGACAAACAGGAGAACTGA
- a CDS encoding 3-isopropylmalate dehydratase large subunit, translated as MTGKTLAEKLLSEKSGTDARAGDYVEAEIDVAMAHDITGPLAFQTFHEVAGEDADLFAPDRTIFTIDHHAPADGVQAANNHNAVRDFAAKHGANQFDVGDGICHAVLVEEGFVSPGDLVIGADSHSTTYGGLGAFGTGVGSTDLGTALASGELWFRVPQTMRFEVDGDLQDGVYAKDLILRFIGDVGFDGCTYKAAEYAGSTIESLPIHERLVLSNMAIEMGGKTGLVAPDDRTAAYLERQTGNEIDLDDAFRSDDDADYESVHTYDAAELAPQVSKPSNPENAVDVTDVEGTEIDQLFVGTCTNGRYEDIKIVADILEGETLAPNVRMVVVPASKSVYRHMLNTGVFQTLTDAGAVIQNAGCGPCAGYHQGVLGDGDVCLATANRNFPGREGSMESNVYLASPATVGASALYGEITDPRNIQTNRYDDTIFAEVLP; from the coding sequence ATGACCGGAAAGACACTCGCAGAGAAACTCCTCTCGGAGAAGTCTGGGACCGACGCCCGCGCCGGCGACTACGTCGAAGCAGAAATCGACGTGGCGATGGCGCACGACATCACGGGGCCACTCGCGTTCCAGACGTTCCACGAGGTGGCGGGCGAGGACGCCGACCTGTTCGCGCCCGACCGTACCATCTTCACAATCGACCACCACGCCCCCGCCGACGGGGTACAGGCCGCGAACAATCACAACGCCGTCCGTGACTTCGCCGCCAAACACGGCGCGAACCAGTTCGACGTCGGTGACGGCATCTGTCACGCCGTTCTCGTCGAAGAGGGATTCGTCTCGCCCGGTGACCTCGTCATCGGGGCGGACTCCCACTCGACGACGTACGGCGGTCTGGGCGCGTTCGGAACCGGCGTCGGGTCCACCGACCTCGGCACCGCGTTGGCGTCCGGCGAACTCTGGTTCCGCGTCCCGCAGACGATGCGCTTCGAAGTCGACGGCGACCTGCAAGACGGCGTCTACGCGAAAGACCTGATACTGCGGTTCATCGGCGACGTTGGCTTCGACGGATGTACTTACAAGGCCGCGGAGTACGCCGGGAGCACCATCGAATCGCTCCCTATCCACGAACGACTCGTCTTGTCGAACATGGCCATCGAGATGGGCGGCAAGACGGGTCTCGTCGCGCCCGACGACCGAACTGCCGCGTATCTCGAACGCCAGACGGGGAACGAAATCGACCTCGACGACGCGTTCCGCTCAGACGACGACGCCGACTACGAGTCGGTCCACACCTACGATGCCGCCGAGTTGGCACCGCAGGTGTCCAAGCCGTCGAACCCGGAGAACGCCGTCGACGTGACTGACGTCGAAGGGACCGAAATCGACCAACTGTTCGTCGGAACGTGTACTAACGGCCGCTACGAGGATATCAAAATCGTCGCCGACATCCTCGAAGGCGAGACGCTCGCCCCGAACGTTCGGATGGTCGTCGTCCCGGCGTCGAAATCGGTCTACAGGCACATGCTAAACACGGGCGTCTTCCAGACACTCACCGATGCCGGTGCAGTCATCCAGAACGCTGGGTGTGGACCCTGTGCGGGGTACCACCAGGGCGTACTCGGAGACGGTGACGTGTGTCTCGCCACGGCGAATCGGAACTTCCCCGGACGCGAAGGCTCGATGGAGTCGAACGTGTACCTCGCGAGTCCGGCAACCGTCGGTGCGAGCGCACTCTACGGTGAGATTACGGACCCGAGGAACATTCAGACGAATCGCTACGACGACACCATCTTCGCGGAGGTGCTGCCATGA
- a CDS encoding 3-isopropylmalate dehydratase small subunit, with amino-acid sequence MTDSNTTSGGTNPSDPARAWVFGDNIDTDQITPSRFIVSSDPDELAQHAFEDLRPEFSDSVEPGDFVVAGENFGSGSSREHSPLSLVGAGVSGVVAQSFARIFFRNAINLGLPVLICPGADAIDDGDEIHMDLDTGIVVNHTKDEQYDAEALPEFLQSLVEQGGLKAYTKAKLGR; translated from the coding sequence ATGACGGACTCGAATACGACCTCCGGGGGGACGAACCCGAGCGACCCGGCGCGCGCGTGGGTCTTCGGCGACAACATCGACACCGACCAGATAACGCCGTCGCGCTTCATCGTCTCGTCCGACCCCGACGAACTCGCACAACACGCGTTCGAAGACCTGCGACCGGAGTTCTCCGACTCTGTCGAACCGGGCGACTTCGTCGTCGCGGGCGAGAACTTCGGAAGCGGGTCGTCGCGCGAACACTCGCCGCTCTCACTCGTCGGTGCGGGCGTCTCGGGCGTCGTCGCCCAGTCGTTCGCGCGTATCTTCTTCCGAAACGCCATCAATCTCGGCTTGCCGGTCCTCATCTGCCCGGGCGCGGATGCCATCGACGACGGCGACGAGATTCACATGGACTTGGACACAGGCATCGTCGTCAACCACACGAAAGACGAACAGTACGACGCGGAGGCACTCCCGGAGTTCCTCCAGTCGCTGGTCGAACAAGGAGGATTGAAAGCGTACACGAAAGCGAAACTCGGTCGTTGA